DNA sequence from the Athene noctua unplaced genomic scaffold, bAthNoc1.hap1.1 HAP1_HAP1_scaffold_36, whole genome shotgun sequence genome:
tcctgcacacggccaacacgttttcactgcctctctgccagggcaacaccctggaccagttcttctgtgaaatcccccagatcctcaagctctcctgctcacactcctacctcagggaagttgggcttatcatggtcagtgcctgtttggcttttgggtgttttgtgttcattgtggtgtcctatgtgcagatcttcagggccgtgctgaggatcccctctgagcagggacggcaaaaagccttttccacgtgcctccctcacctggccgtggtctccctctttgtcaGCACTGCCATGATTGCCTACTTAaagcccccctccctctcctccccatccctggacctggtggtgtcatttctgtactcggtggtgcctccagcagtgaaccccctcatctacagcatgaggaaccaggagcttaaacagacactgaagaagctgattcaatcagctgtttctcagcaccattaacctgcccgtgtctcttcagaagtgatttcacattcattcagggAACCTCCTGCATTCGGGCATCTTATCTGTGATAACCATGTTTGTCCATGTCTGCACCCACTccacttccccagaggcatgacccagcctgtctgacccagagctctgttcccgtgtgtctggcacgatggtacagctgggctcccatgtggcacctctgtaataaaaggggatttcctcaatgtctgcaggttgggctcttcttccaaagctgagggcaggctgaagAAATTGCCCCCACAAGGGGCTTGGGTTCTACATGGAAGGAGGGCACAGGGCGATGTGTTATGGAATGAGCCTTCCCCCGTGGGTGCTGAGTTCCCCCGGAGATGGAGAATGatcccagggatgtgcctgggactGTCACCCCATGGATTTCAGGCCCCACAGCCCActcgctctgcagagcagcaccacgaGGCCTGTGAGAGCATGGGGACAGGGTGTAGGAGTGACAGGTCAGGTCAGCATGGAAACATTTCACTGCTGAAAAGTTTTCTAGGGGCTGGAACATTCCCCAAGAAATGCAGAGGATCAGCACTGTGCTGCCAGGGGAAATAAACCATCACgataaatttatttctaatgcagcagcTTGGGGAAGTTTCTCTATGGCAGGGGAAGCTGCAGAAGTCCCTGAGGAGCCTTTTTCTGGGAGGGGCctggcacagaggggcttgctgggagtggacaataaggatgccttggagacaggagcagggacacagggagacactggcctccatctcctcatgccatggctggcctcagccctggggctgatggggaggctgagacacctctcatttcttccttcactcccacacCTGAACAGAGCTCAGGAAACAGCCATgagcctggaggagggagaaaaatccagctcagaggtcccatggctgcaggggaagcagaagggtttgtggGACACGTGAGAGTGCAGTGAGAGAGAGGTGGGGgtgtgacagtgtgtgtgtaACAGGCAGGAAGGACATGGAGGGTTGGAGTGTTTGCTGCTGAAGTGAAATATGTCGAGTTTtgatctggaggcagcagaagcaggaggctgtgcagttcagtgctgggacatggggataaatagaggatccaagggaggctgggggctgggacatctttaggctcctgaggagcattatcaggcctatggaaggagctgcacaggttctggggatctcacagcccttgtcagagcacagacaatgacagctttgtgtttgaagacagtgaggacagagagtcatcaggaaatgctgggacagcctggggtcagagtgaggtggggcagcaggggtggggtgaaaatctgcagagaaacaggcagaggcagaggaaagtgtgggacagcctgtggtggggatgggcccttggctgaggctggcaccccccaacagaactgaaatcct
Encoded proteins:
- the LOC141974202 gene encoding olfactory receptor 14A16-like, which gives rise to MSNGSSITEFLLLAFADRRELQLLHFWLFLGISLAALLGNGLIITAIACDHRLHTPMYFFLLNLSLLDLGSISTTLPKAMANSLWHNRHISYLGCAAQTFFFFFFATAEFSLLTIMSYDRYVAICKPLHYGTLLGSRACVHMAAAAWGTGFLYSLLHTANTFSLPLCQGNTLDQFFCEIPQILKLSCSHSYLREVGLIMVSACLAFGCFVFIVVSYVQIFRAVLRIPSEQGRQKAFSTCLPHLAVVSLFVSTAMIAYLKPPSLSSPSLDLVVSFLYSVVPPAVNPLIYSMRNQELKQTLKKLIQSAVSQHH